A single Acidobacteriota bacterium DNA region contains:
- a CDS encoding DUF3891 family protein, with product MFIHRDGHPAGSYLIPQVSHAWLAWQIAEHWGNRSFARPAPRAETLAAILLHDCGWTEFDAEPSLDSDGRPRAFDSMPVAGHLAIWRRSVIRCAQYNRYSGLLTASHFGAMADRKLADLLDRNDTGGARTAQSFGAEMERLQRSWREQLATDARYQPYLDGPGREINSRLLDTCDRISVYLCGSLPAPFEVWAQNANGETEVITFEVVDDTTFRVHPWPLEGERLRLQCEGRRLQTTSFASEEELRETVARAPTVRLVFTLLRSSAVG from the coding sequence GTGTTCATTCATCGGGATGGCCATCCGGCCGGCAGCTACCTGATTCCGCAGGTGTCCCACGCATGGCTCGCGTGGCAGATCGCAGAGCACTGGGGCAACCGATCTTTTGCGCGACCGGCGCCGAGGGCAGAGACTCTGGCCGCGATCTTGCTGCACGACTGCGGCTGGACGGAGTTCGATGCGGAACCATCGCTTGACAGCGATGGGCGCCCTCGGGCATTCGATTCAATGCCGGTCGCCGGGCATCTCGCGATCTGGCGTCGCAGCGTCATCCGGTGCGCTCAGTACAACCGATACTCTGGTCTCCTGACGGCGTCGCATTTCGGTGCGATGGCCGATCGCAAGCTGGCCGACCTGCTTGATCGAAACGATACGGGTGGGGCACGGACGGCGCAGAGCTTCGGTGCCGAAATGGAACGACTCCAGCGGTCGTGGAGGGAGCAGCTCGCAACCGACGCCCGCTATCAGCCGTACCTTGACGGACCTGGCCGAGAAATCAACTCGCGGTTACTCGACACGTGCGACCGAATTTCGGTCTATCTGTGCGGGTCCTTGCCGGCGCCATTCGAGGTCTGGGCGCAGAACGCGAATGGTGAAACCGAGGTGATCACCTTTGAGGTTGTCGACGACACGACGTTTCGCGTTCACCCCTGGCCCCTTGAGGGTGAGCGTCTCAGGCTTCAGTGCGAGGGACGCAGGTTGCAGACGACGTCTTTTGCCTCTGAGGAGGAGTTGCGGGAAACCGTCGCGCGTGCGCCGACGGTGCGCCTGGTCTTCACGCTGCTGAGATCGTCGGCGGTCGGTTGA